The genome window GCTAATCCAGAATTTTTCATACCTTTAGTTTTGCCGGTTAGGAAATTTATTCTGAGTTCTGATAAATTATATAGATGTGAAGGGGATATAGGAGGATTACCCGTTATTTTCCATGGCAGAGAATATGTTGGATCTTATACAATTACTCACGTAATTGAATTTTATAAACAACCAAACATCTCTGGAAAAATAAATATTCAAGGTATCGAGGATAAAGTAAATATTACCGTATTACTTCAGAATTTATATATTATATATTTACCGTTAAGAGTATACATATCCAATAAATTAAATGAGCTAGAGAAAATATTTGATGAGAAAATTCGACTAGAGAGAATAAAGAGAAAACTTTGACTACTTATTATTGTTTATCCACGTTGGGTTTTAAAAGTTCGATGACTTTCTCCCTAGCATAATACAAATTCTCTCTTATCTTTATAAACTCCTCAATATGTGCCCTCAACAATTTACCCTTTTCAGTTATTTCATAGAGCCTCTTTCCATTTTCAGTTTTAATGCTTAAAGCACCTGTTTTTATTAATTGATCTAAATATTTCTGAGCTACTGCATAATTTATGCCAGCGCCATATATAACCCTTGTAACACCGCATTCAGGATCGCAACTTTTCAATATATCAAGTATTATTTCCATTTCTCCTCTTTTACGCCGTTGAAGTTGCATATGATAATATATAAGTAGAAGGTTATAAATATTATCGGAAAAT of Sulfolobus sp. E5-1-F contains these proteins:
- a CDS encoding STK_08120 family protein, which encodes MEWTKIIKTKHDIDIVVKIIANPEFFIPLVLPVRKFILSSDKLYRCEGDIGGLPVIFHGREYVGSYTITHVIEFYKQPNISGKINIQGIEDKVNITVLLQNLYIIYLPLRVYISNKLNELEKIFDEKIRLERIKRKL
- a CDS encoding DUF4364 family protein, giving the protein MQLQRRKRGEMEIILDILKSCDPECGVTRVIYGAGINYAVAQKYLDQLIKTGALSIKTENGKRLYEITEKGKLLRAHIEEFIKIRENLYYAREKVIELLKPNVDKQ